From Rutidosis leptorrhynchoides isolate AG116_Rl617_1_P2 unplaced genomic scaffold, CSIRO_AGI_Rlap_v1 contig446, whole genome shotgun sequence, the proteins below share one genomic window:
- the LOC139883766 gene encoding peptidyl-prolyl cis-trans isomerase CYP23: MKIVNCLFFIVIVILAMRAGAIQDPALSSARVVFQTNYGDIEFGFYPNVAPKTVDHIFKLVRLGCYNTNHFFRVDKGFVAQVADVVYGRSAPINEEQRREAEKTVVGEFSDVKHVRGILSMGRHEDPNSGGSSFSILLGDAPHLDRKYAIFGKVTKGDETLEKLEQLPSRREGIFVMPTERITILSSYYYDSEMDSCDNERTFLRRRLAASFLEIEKQRMKCFP; the protein is encoded by the exons ATGAAGATCGTGAATTGTCTGTTCTTTATAGTAATTGTCATCCTTGCAATGAGAGCTGGGGCAATTCAGGATCCTGCTCTCAGCTCTGCTCGAGTTGTTTTCCAG ACAAATTATGGTGATATCGAGTTCGGATTCTACCCAAATGTTGCTCCCAAAACTGTCGATCACATATT CAAACTTGTTCGTCTCGGCTGCTACAATACCAACCACTTTTTCAGG GTTGATAAGGGCTTCGTTGCCCAAGTGGCCGATGTTGTGTATGGAAGATCGGCTCCCATAAACGAGGAACAAAGACGAGAAGCTGAAAAGACTGTTGTTGGTGAATTTAGTGATGTCAAACATGTCAGGGGAATTCTTTCAATGGGCCG ACACGAGGATCCAAACAGTGGGGGGTCGTCATTTTCTATACTACTTGGAGATGCACCACATCTTGACCGTAAG TATGCTATATTTGGTAAAGTTACTAAAGGTGACGAGACATTAGAGAAGCTTGAGCAATTACCAAGTCGCCGTGAGGGAATATTTGTCATG CCAACCGAACGCATCACTATATTATCGTCTTATTATTACG ATTCTGAGATGGATAGCTGTGACAATGAAAGAACGTTTTTGAGACGAAGGCTTGCTGCATCTTTTTTGGAAATTGAAAAACAG AGAATGAAATGCTTCCCATAA
- the LOC139883765 gene encoding transcription factor PRE3-like, which translates to MSSRRSRSRQSSASSGSRNINDDQISDLVLKLQQLIPELRNSRRSEKASSSRVLQETCNYIRNLHREVDDLSNRLSQLLATTDADSDQAAIIRSLLM; encoded by the exons ATGTCGAGCAGAAGATCTCGCTCTAGGCAGTCATCAGCTTCTAGTGGCTCAAGGAATATCAACGATGATCAGATTTCCGATCTTGTCCTCAAGTTACAACAACTTATTCCTGAGCTCCGTAATAGTCGACGCTCCGAAAAG GCATCATCTTCGAGGGTGTTGCAGGAGACTTGCAACTACATTCGAAACTTACACAGAGAAGTGGATGATCTAAGTAACAGGTTATCTCAGCTTTTGGCTACCACAGATGCTGATAGCGACCAGGCAGCCATTATTAGGAGCTTGCTCATGTGA